From a region of the Sporosarcina ureilytica genome:
- a CDS encoding SCO family protein yields MRNIFRVPFVLIFVLLLTACSSNGFKADYKLKIEPFTFTNQHHEEVSLDDLKGQVWLGQFVFTNCATVCGPMMVNMTKLQDELVKENVEDYKIVSFTVDPAVDSPEVLQEYLDIFEPADESKWEMLTGYRQDTIAEIAKKSFATIVAPDPNSNQVTHGVNFYLVNRDGIVVKMYNGSMDVQYEDIVKDMKALIKQGA; encoded by the coding sequence ATGCGCAATATTTTTAGAGTGCCTTTTGTACTCATATTTGTACTTTTGTTAACAGCTTGTTCAAGTAATGGATTTAAAGCCGATTATAAATTAAAAATCGAGCCATTTACTTTTACCAATCAACATCACGAAGAGGTATCGCTGGATGATTTAAAAGGACAAGTTTGGTTAGGGCAGTTTGTCTTTACAAATTGTGCAACTGTATGCGGACCAATGATGGTCAATATGACTAAACTTCAAGATGAACTTGTTAAAGAAAATGTTGAAGATTATAAAATCGTTTCATTTACAGTAGATCCCGCAGTCGATTCACCTGAAGTGTTACAAGAATACTTAGATATATTTGAGCCGGCTGATGAGTCGAAATGGGAAATGTTAACGGGTTACAGACAAGATACTATTGCGGAAATTGCTAAGAAATCATTTGCAACAATTGTTGCACCAGATCCAAATTCTAACCAAGTCACGCATGGTGTAAACTTTTATTTAGTTAATCGTGACGGAATCGTCGTAAAAATGTATAATGGAAGTATGGATGTTCAATATGAGGACATTGTAAAAGATATGAAAGCGTTAATTAAGCAAGGGGCTTAA
- a CDS encoding GlsB/YeaQ/YmgE family stress response membrane protein, which yields MFSFLWFLIIGGIIGWLAGAILGRDIPGGVVGNIIAGIIGAWIGGKLLGQWGWKVSDFYVFPALIGALIFVFIISLLLKSMRKG from the coding sequence ATGTTTAGTTTTTTATGGTTTTTAATTATCGGCGGTATTATTGGATGGCTAGCCGGTGCTATATTAGGTAGGGATATTCCAGGTGGTGTTGTCGGTAATATTATTGCTGGTATTATCGGTGCGTGGATTGGTGGCAAACTACTCGGCCAATGGGGTTGGAAAGTTTCCGACTTTTACGTCTTCCCCGCATTAATCGGCGCGCTTATATTCGTATTTATTATAAGCCTACTCTTAAAATCTATGCGTAAAGGATAA
- a CDS encoding DNA polymerase thumb domain-containing protein, whose amino-acid sequence MNLPKRNIVCIDMRSFYASCAAVLEGLDVMETPIAIIGDKNRKGGVVLAASPPLKEKFGIQTGNRLFEIPDDPSIRLIEPKMQFFIDVSMEITRLLNQYVPKEAIHTYSIDESFIDLDGTERLWGPPKETVRRIRDDLVRQFQLNAAFGIGPNLLLSKLALDLEAKKVGIAEWTYEDVPGKLWPVAPLSRMWGIGSRLERTLNHMGIFSVGDLANTSLEKLEKKFGVMGNQLYYHAHGIDLSDMGPLLLEEQISFGKGQMLFRDYVKREDILVVILEMCEDVAMRARKAKKVGYTVHLSAQYSKNAFGGGFNRSRSIAEATNDTMKIYQVCVDLLEEFHDGRPVRRLSISLTKLEDEHVMQLSLFDEHKWRNRKLGETMDMLRSKYGSTAILRAVSYTRAGTAVERSKLIGGHFR is encoded by the coding sequence ATGAATTTACCAAAGCGAAATATTGTTTGCATTGATATGAGAAGTTTTTATGCAAGTTGTGCTGCGGTACTAGAAGGACTCGATGTCATGGAAACGCCTATTGCCATTATTGGTGATAAGAACCGGAAAGGGGGAGTTGTTCTCGCCGCCTCGCCGCCACTTAAAGAAAAGTTCGGCATTCAAACAGGTAATCGGCTATTTGAAATCCCGGACGACCCATCGATTCGTTTAATTGAGCCGAAAATGCAGTTTTTTATCGATGTATCGATGGAAATTACGCGTCTTCTGAATCAATACGTACCGAAAGAAGCCATCCATACGTATAGCATTGACGAAAGTTTTATTGACCTTGATGGAACAGAAAGATTATGGGGGCCACCAAAAGAGACGGTACGTCGTATTCGAGATGATCTTGTTCGTCAATTTCAATTAAATGCTGCATTTGGCATCGGGCCGAATCTTCTCCTATCAAAGTTAGCGCTTGATCTGGAAGCAAAAAAAGTAGGCATTGCCGAATGGACATATGAAGATGTTCCTGGAAAACTTTGGCCTGTCGCGCCGTTAAGTCGAATGTGGGGAATTGGCAGTCGACTAGAACGAACGTTAAATCATATGGGGATTTTTTCCGTAGGTGACTTAGCAAATACCTCCCTTGAAAAACTAGAAAAGAAATTTGGTGTAATGGGGAACCAACTTTATTATCATGCACACGGCATCGATTTATCAGATATGGGTCCTCTACTTCTTGAAGAACAAATTAGTTTTGGAAAAGGCCAAATGCTTTTTAGAGACTACGTGAAGCGTGAAGATATTTTAGTCGTTATTCTTGAGATGTGTGAAGATGTGGCGATGCGGGCGAGAAAAGCGAAAAAAGTAGGGTATACGGTCCATTTATCCGCCCAGTACTCTAAAAATGCATTTGGTGGTGGTTTTAATCGGTCACGTTCTATAGCTGAAGCAACCAACGATACGATGAAAATCTATCAGGTATGTGTGGATTTATTAGAGGAGTTTCATGATGGGCGACCAGTTCGTCGATTGTCGATTAGTTTAACGAAATTGGAAGATGAACATGTCATGCAACTAAGCTTATTTGACGAGCATAAATGGCGCAATCGAAAACTTGGCGAAACGATGGATATGCTCAGGAGTAAGTACGGTTCTACCGCGATACTACGCGCTGTTTCTTATACGAGGGCAGGCACCGCGGTGGAAAGATCTAAATTAATTGGGGGGCATTTTCGGTGA
- the ilvA gene encoding threonine ammonia-lyase IlvA, whose product MTTKETEVDTLHVEDILKAYHLLKDVVTHTPLQRNEQLSEKYACDVYIKREDLQYVRSFKLRGAYYKIKKVEKAAREKGIVCASAGNHAQGVAYSCAQLGIHGTIFMPQTTPKQKVNQVKMFGRNYIEIVLIGDTFDDSFTSAMAFATTEDKMFIHPFDDTDIIAGQGTVAVEVMNDIEKPIDYVFSSIGGGGLMAGLSTYIKNVSPMTQMIGVEPAGAASMKAAFEAGSATPLSSIDKFVDGAAVQCVGNHTYDICQKYLSDIVPVPEGKVCSTILDLYNLHAIIAEPAGALPIAALDFYKDQIKGKSIVCVISGGNNDIGRMQEIKEKSLIYEGLLYYFIVNFPQRAGALRQFLDNVLGPDDDITTFEYTKKNNKESGPGLVGIELKYSEDYEGLIERMNQSGFSYKEVNKDSTLFDLLI is encoded by the coding sequence ATGACAACTAAAGAAACGGAAGTTGATACGTTACATGTTGAAGATATTTTAAAAGCGTATCATCTGTTAAAAGATGTAGTAACACATACACCTTTACAAAGAAATGAACAGCTTTCTGAAAAGTACGCGTGTGACGTCTATATAAAAAGAGAAGACTTGCAATATGTGAGGTCTTTTAAATTACGCGGGGCTTACTACAAAATTAAAAAAGTCGAAAAAGCAGCCCGTGAAAAAGGAATTGTTTGCGCGAGTGCTGGCAACCATGCCCAAGGTGTTGCTTATTCCTGTGCGCAATTAGGGATTCATGGAACAATCTTCATGCCGCAAACGACACCAAAACAAAAAGTAAATCAAGTGAAAATGTTCGGGCGTAATTATATAGAGATTGTGTTGATTGGCGATACTTTCGATGATTCATTTACCTCCGCCATGGCATTTGCAACGACTGAAGATAAAATGTTTATTCATCCTTTCGATGACACAGATATTATCGCTGGACAAGGAACGGTGGCGGTTGAAGTGATGAACGACATTGAGAAGCCAATTGATTATGTATTTTCAAGTATCGGCGGAGGCGGACTCATGGCGGGGCTAAGTACATACATCAAAAATGTTTCGCCAATGACACAGATGATTGGGGTTGAACCTGCTGGCGCGGCAAGTATGAAAGCGGCTTTTGAGGCTGGAAGTGCGACACCTTTATCGTCTATTGATAAGTTTGTGGATGGTGCTGCCGTACAATGTGTTGGAAATCATACGTATGACATTTGCCAGAAGTATTTATCTGATATTGTGCCTGTGCCCGAAGGAAAAGTTTGTTCTACTATTTTAGATTTATATAATTTGCATGCCATCATCGCTGAACCCGCTGGTGCTTTACCAATCGCAGCACTCGACTTTTATAAAGATCAAATTAAAGGGAAATCGATTGTTTGTGTCATTAGCGGTGGGAATAATGATATTGGAAGAATGCAGGAAATCAAAGAGAAATCATTAATTTACGAAGGGTTACTTTATTATTTCATCGTTAATTTCCCGCAACGGGCCGGCGCTTTAAGACAGTTTTTGGATAATGTGCTAGGACCGGATGACGATATTACCACTTTTGAATATACGAAGAAAAACAACAAAGAAAGCGGTCCTGGACTCGTCGGCATCGAATTAAAATATAGCGAAGATTATGAAGGACTCATTGAACGGATGAATCAATCCGGGTTTTCCTATAAAGAAGTGAATAAAGACAGCACATTGTTTGATTTGCTCATTTAA
- a CDS encoding cysteine hydrolase family protein, which translates to MKKALLVIDYTVDFVAEEGALSCGEPGRALESYISSLTKQFIDEEQFVVFPVDVHELNDPFHPETKPFPPHNIRGTAGRNLYGSLQQVYEQNKEKVVWMDKTRFSAFAGTDLELQLRARRITELHLVGVCTDICILHTSVDAYNKGFDIFIHEKGVASFNEAGHEWALSHFENTLNATVVR; encoded by the coding sequence TTGAAAAAAGCCTTACTTGTTATTGATTATACGGTTGATTTTGTTGCAGAAGAAGGAGCATTAAGTTGCGGAGAACCTGGGAGAGCACTTGAATCTTATATTTCATCTTTAACCAAACAGTTTATCGATGAGGAACAATTTGTGGTCTTCCCTGTTGATGTACATGAATTGAATGACCCATTTCATCCCGAAACAAAACCTTTCCCACCGCATAATATTCGCGGTACGGCTGGAAGAAATTTATACGGGTCGCTTCAACAAGTTTATGAACAGAACAAAGAGAAAGTGGTTTGGATGGATAAAACTAGATTTAGTGCATTTGCGGGAACGGACCTTGAATTACAACTTCGGGCTCGCAGAATAACTGAGCTACATCTTGTCGGCGTTTGTACAGATATTTGTATTTTACATACCTCAGTAGACGCGTATAATAAAGGGTTTGATATTTTTATTCATGAAAAAGGAGTTGCAAGCTTTAACGAAGCTGGTCATGAGTGGGCATTAAGTCATTTTGAAAACACACTCAATGCAACAGTCGTACGATAA
- a CDS encoding CcdC family protein, protein MALFMGILAIIVRSKSAKQPVSVKKIILPPVFMSTGALMFIFEEFRVAPLQIIEALMVGILFSLILIKTTNFEVRNEDIFIKRSKAFVFILFGLLLIRLIGKLVLSNTVDVGELGGMFWILAFGMIVPWRLAMLIKFKKLENTFSI, encoded by the coding sequence ATGGCACTTTTTATGGGAATCTTAGCAATCATTGTACGTTCTAAATCGGCCAAACAACCTGTATCAGTGAAGAAAATTATATTACCGCCTGTTTTTATGTCGACGGGTGCACTGATGTTTATTTTTGAAGAATTTCGTGTAGCGCCGTTACAAATTATTGAAGCACTTATGGTTGGGATATTGTTTTCACTAATATTAATTAAAACGACAAACTTTGAAGTTCGAAACGAAGATATATTCATTAAAAGATCTAAAGCATTTGTATTTATCCTTTTTGGATTATTGCTTATTCGTTTAATAGGAAAATTAGTGTTAAGTAATACAGTAGACGTCGGCGAACTTGGCGGGATGTTTTGGATTCTAGCGTTTGGAATGATTGTTCCTTGGCGACTTGCCATGCTTATTAAATTTAAAAAACTTGAAAATACATTCTCGATTTAA
- a CDS encoding ABC transporter ATP-binding protein, whose protein sequence is MKVLLQLSWFFKQQKKQYIVGIGALVLVSLLQLLPPKIIGIIVDDITRSSLTASGLTKWLIILGVAGILMYIARFYWRVMIFGSAVLLSRTMREKLFNHFTRMSPSFYQKRRVGDLMAHATNDINAVQQTAGMGVLTLVDSIATGGFVILTMALTINWKLTLIALIPLPFMIFLTSYYGRLLRQRFRFAQEAFSNLNDKTQESITGIKVIKTFGQQKEDIEDFTDLSTDVVAKNMRVAKIDALFDPTITGIFAVSYILSFFFGTKYIIAGDMSIGDMVAFSTYLGLLVWPMLAFGFLFNIVERGNASYSRITELLSITPEIKDLPGAINERPKGDLEFDVKEFKFPGDDAPALENVHFTLKKGETLGIVGRTGSGKTAILKLLLREFEGYKGSIQYGGHSIHQYKQQSLRASIGYVPQDHFLFSTTIAENIAFTNPKIAKEKIYEAAELAQIHEDILGFTEGYNTIVGERGVSLSGGQQQRVSIARALIMNPELLILDDSLSAVDARTEEAILEALKQARTDETTIITSHRLSAIQHAHKIIVMHEGTVAEAGTHEELLEMDGKYKEMYDLQQLEVMVEQGGEEQ, encoded by the coding sequence GTGAAGGTATTACTGCAGTTAAGTTGGTTTTTCAAACAACAAAAAAAGCAATACATAGTTGGAATAGGCGCACTTGTTCTTGTATCTCTTTTACAATTACTACCGCCAAAAATTATTGGAATTATAGTAGATGATATTACGAGGAGCTCATTGACAGCTTCCGGGCTTACAAAGTGGCTAATCATTTTAGGTGTCGCGGGAATTCTTATGTATATCGCACGCTTTTATTGGCGGGTGATGATATTTGGGTCGGCTGTGCTATTGTCGCGTACGATGCGTGAAAAGCTGTTTAATCATTTTACACGGATGTCACCTTCTTTTTATCAAAAAAGACGTGTCGGAGACTTAATGGCACACGCAACGAACGACATCAATGCGGTTCAGCAAACAGCTGGAATGGGTGTATTAACATTAGTGGACTCGATTGCAACAGGGGGATTTGTTATTTTAACGATGGCCCTCACGATCAATTGGAAACTGACGCTAATCGCGCTTATTCCGTTGCCATTTATGATTTTTTTAACGAGTTACTATGGGCGTTTATTAAGACAAAGATTCCGTTTCGCCCAAGAAGCCTTTTCGAATTTGAATGATAAAACGCAGGAAAGTATTACGGGTATTAAAGTGATTAAAACATTTGGGCAGCAAAAAGAAGACATTGAAGATTTTACTGATTTATCTACAGATGTTGTTGCTAAAAATATGCGGGTTGCTAAAATAGATGCATTATTTGATCCGACCATTACGGGCATATTTGCAGTATCTTATATTTTATCGTTTTTCTTCGGAACGAAATATATCATTGCGGGCGACATGTCCATAGGTGATATGGTTGCCTTTAGTACTTATCTCGGGCTGCTGGTTTGGCCAATGTTGGCATTTGGATTTCTATTTAATATCGTTGAGCGCGGAAATGCCTCTTACAGCAGAATCACGGAGCTACTATCCATTACGCCTGAAATTAAAGACTTACCAGGTGCAATTAATGAACGGCCAAAAGGAGATTTGGAATTCGATGTAAAAGAATTCAAATTCCCTGGAGACGATGCGCCTGCTCTTGAAAATGTTCATTTCACTTTAAAGAAAGGTGAAACGTTAGGCATTGTGGGAAGAACGGGTTCAGGGAAGACAGCCATTTTGAAGTTATTACTTCGTGAATTTGAAGGATATAAAGGGAGTATTCAGTACGGAGGCCATTCCATTCATCAATATAAACAACAAAGTTTACGTGCGTCTATTGGTTATGTGCCACAAGATCATTTCTTATTTTCCACAACGATTGCGGAAAATATAGCTTTTACGAATCCTAAAATTGCAAAAGAAAAAATTTATGAAGCTGCCGAGCTTGCGCAAATCCATGAAGATATTCTCGGATTTACAGAAGGATATAACACAATCGTAGGGGAACGGGGCGTTTCATTATCAGGCGGTCAGCAACAAAGAGTTTCCATTGCGCGTGCATTGATTATGAATCCGGAACTATTAATCTTAGATGATTCACTCTCCGCTGTAGATGCAAGAACAGAGGAAGCTATTTTGGAAGCATTAAAACAAGCGCGTACAGATGAAACAACCATTATAACGTCTCACCGGTTAAGTGCAATTCAACATGCGCATAAAATTATTGTCATGCATGAAGGAACCGTAGCGGAAGCTGGAACGCATGAAGAGTTGCTGGAAATGGACGGTAAATATAAAGAGATGTACGACTTACAGCAACTTGAAGTAATGGTCGAACAGGGAGGTGAGGAGCAATGA
- a CDS encoding ABC transporter ATP-binding protein: MNSEKQPKLTAKDQWIVLKRLLRYTVPHKGSIVIALILLSLTITGTIVGPLIIQRFIDNNLTQMNFPKQEVIVIAATYIGIQLFIVIVSYFQLIRFHDIALKIIQQMRIDVFSKVQGLGMTYFDQTPAGSIVSRVTNDTESIKDMFVSVIVTFLQAVFVLIGVYIALFSLDVKLTFISLLLLPLFLLIVSVYRHYSADFYQDIRERLSQLNAKIAESLSGMGMIQAFRQEERLELEFDEINEKHYRAGMRNIKFDGILLSPAIDLLYTGAIIFALGYFGFLSLETSVEVGVLYAFTTLLGRLFQPVQQVMQRLSIFQQALVSASRVFKLMDDTNMEPEQKVVEHAKVGEGKIEFRDVSFSYDGQTDVLKNISFTANAGETVALVGHTGSGKSSIINLLMRFYEFERGEILVDGISLKEYPPDELREKMGLVLQDPFMFYGDIESNIRLHDKEMAEEQVRGAAEFVSANDFIEKLPDKYSQKVTERGATFSSGQRQLIAFARTMATNPKILVLDEATANIDTETEVAIQASLEKMRKGRTTIAIAHRLSTIQDAELILVLHKGEIVERGTHQELLAQKGLYHMMYELQNSSAENAG, encoded by the coding sequence ATGAATTCGGAAAAACAGCCTAAATTAACAGCAAAAGATCAGTGGATTGTTTTAAAAAGATTATTGCGTTATACAGTCCCTCATAAAGGCAGTATTGTCATTGCCCTCATCTTACTCTCTTTAACGATTACGGGTACAATTGTTGGTCCTTTAATCATTCAAAGGTTTATAGATAACAATTTGACACAGATGAATTTTCCAAAACAAGAAGTTATAGTCATTGCTGCAACCTATATTGGTATACAATTATTTATTGTCATCGTATCTTACTTTCAGTTAATTCGTTTTCATGACATTGCTTTGAAGATTATTCAGCAAATGAGAATTGATGTGTTTTCCAAAGTGCAAGGTCTTGGCATGACTTATTTTGACCAAACACCAGCAGGCAGTATCGTGTCACGGGTGACAAATGATACCGAATCCATTAAAGATATGTTTGTGAGTGTGATTGTGACATTTCTTCAGGCTGTCTTTGTTTTAATCGGTGTTTATATTGCTCTATTTTCATTAGATGTGAAATTAACCTTTATTTCATTGTTGCTTCTGCCATTGTTCTTACTTATTGTTTCGGTATACAGGCATTATAGTGCGGATTTTTATCAAGATATTCGAGAACGGCTGAGTCAATTAAATGCCAAAATTGCTGAATCCCTGTCTGGTATGGGGATGATACAAGCGTTTAGGCAAGAGGAAAGACTAGAACTTGAATTCGATGAGATCAATGAAAAGCATTATCGGGCAGGAATGCGTAATATCAAATTTGATGGTATTTTACTCAGTCCAGCAATCGATTTGCTCTATACAGGTGCCATTATTTTCGCCCTTGGGTATTTTGGATTTCTCTCATTAGAAACTTCAGTGGAAGTCGGAGTTCTTTACGCGTTCACAACGTTACTTGGACGTTTATTCCAACCCGTACAACAAGTCATGCAGCGTTTATCAATTTTCCAACAAGCGCTCGTGTCTGCGTCTCGGGTATTTAAGTTAATGGACGACACGAATATGGAACCTGAACAAAAGGTAGTTGAACATGCAAAAGTCGGCGAAGGAAAAATCGAATTTCGCGATGTGTCATTTTCGTATGATGGACAAACGGACGTCTTAAAAAACATTTCCTTTACAGCAAATGCGGGCGAAACGGTTGCACTCGTTGGGCATACGGGAAGTGGAAAAAGCTCAATTATCAATTTGCTCATGCGTTTTTACGAATTTGAGCGAGGAGAAATTTTAGTTGACGGTATTTCTTTGAAAGAATATCCCCCAGATGAATTACGTGAAAAGATGGGCCTTGTCCTACAAGATCCATTTATGTTTTACGGAGATATTGAAAGTAATATTCGTTTACACGATAAAGAAATGGCGGAAGAACAGGTGAGAGGTGCGGCAGAATTTGTAAGCGCAAATGATTTTATTGAAAAACTACCAGATAAATATTCACAAAAGGTTACAGAACGTGGCGCAACATTTTCAAGTGGTCAACGTCAATTAATCGCATTTGCGCGAACGATGGCAACGAATCCTAAAATACTTGTATTGGATGAGGCGACAGCAAATATTGATACAGAAACGGAAGTTGCCATTCAGGCAAGCTTAGAAAAAATGCGTAAAGGCCGGACAACGATTGCCATTGCACACCGATTAAGTACAATTCAAGATGCTGAACTCATCTTAGTTTTACATAAAGGTGAGATTGTTGAACGTGGCACGCATCAAGAGCTGTTAGCACAAAAAGGGTTATACCATATGATGTATGAGTTACAAAATAGTTCGGCGGAGAATGCGGGGTAA
- a CDS encoding DUF2621 family protein, with translation MLDGWFLWFILFWVVVLVGLFAIGGFFMFRKFLKLFPKEDGKSIIDWEEYYVNESLHLWDDKAKALLEELCSPVPELFRPVAKQKIGAKIGQLALEEKLKKVDLDVIIRGYIIATPKRDHRFLRKKLAEMEIDVTPYEEFFLLSAK, from the coding sequence ATGCTTGACGGTTGGTTTCTTTGGTTTATCTTATTTTGGGTCGTTGTACTCGTAGGTCTATTCGCAATTGGTGGCTTCTTTATGTTTCGCAAGTTTTTGAAATTGTTTCCGAAAGAAGACGGGAAATCAATCATTGACTGGGAAGAATACTATGTAAATGAATCACTGCATCTTTGGGACGACAAAGCAAAGGCGTTATTAGAAGAACTATGTAGTCCAGTTCCGGAATTATTTCGACCTGTTGCCAAACAAAAAATAGGTGCAAAGATTGGACAGCTAGCACTCGAGGAAAAATTAAAAAAGGTAGACTTAGATGTAATCATTCGTGGATATATCATTGCAACGCCTAAACGTGACCATAGGTTTCTCCGCAAAAAGCTAGCGGAAATGGAAATAGATGTCACACCATATGAGGAGTTCTTTTTACTAAGTGCGAAATAA
- a CDS encoding cytochrome c biogenesis CcdA family protein yields MGTDLNMFFAFGAGFLSFISPCTLPLYPAFLSYITGMSLDDLQSDSKRMTSRGMLHTLFFLIGFSLIFIAMGFGSTFLGTFFQENIVILRQIGAIFIVIFGLMIIGLFTPEFLMKDRKLQFKNRPSGYVGTLLIGLAFAAGWTPCSGPIIGAIIGLAGTNPGSGMYYMIAYVLGFAIPFFTLSFFVTKIGAIRKYSGPIMKFGGYIMIAFGILLFFDGMTYIINWLSPFFGDFQGF; encoded by the coding sequence ATGGGAACTGATTTGAATATGTTTTTTGCATTTGGAGCCGGCTTTTTAAGCTTCATTTCGCCTTGTACATTGCCGTTATATCCGGCGTTTCTTTCATACATAACGGGCATGTCGCTCGATGATTTACAATCCGACTCCAAGCGAATGACCAGTAGAGGGATGTTACATACCCTTTTCTTTTTAATAGGTTTTTCACTTATTTTTATCGCAATGGGATTCGGGTCTACGTTTCTCGGTACGTTTTTCCAAGAAAACATTGTCATTTTAAGACAAATCGGTGCGATTTTTATTGTGATCTTTGGACTTATGATTATCGGATTATTTACACCAGAGTTCCTAATGAAAGATCGTAAACTGCAATTTAAAAATAGACCAAGTGGCTATGTAGGGACATTGTTAATTGGGCTTGCCTTTGCTGCAGGTTGGACGCCTTGTTCAGGTCCAATTATCGGTGCGATTATCGGATTAGCAGGAACCAATCCAGGTTCTGGGATGTATTATATGATCGCATATGTTTTAGGGTTTGCGATTCCATTTTTCACCCTGTCATTTTTTGTAACCAAAATTGGTGCTATCCGTAAATACAGTGGCCCAATTATGAAATTCGGCGGATATATTATGATTGCCTTTGGGATTCTACTATTCTTTGACGGGATGACGTATATCATTAACTGGCTAAGCCCATTCTTTGGGGATTTCCAAGGTTTTTGA
- a CDS encoding thioredoxin family protein: protein MKTIQSYEEWQIAIKKHDSLLLFVKTNHCSVCEGLFPQVKALKESDALPFYVLNISDVPEMAGQLSLFTAPVVLLYYKEKEYARFARFVPMEDLKYRMQELIDGREQRD, encoded by the coding sequence ATGAAGACAATTCAGTCATATGAAGAATGGCAAATCGCTATAAAAAAGCACGACAGTTTATTATTATTCGTAAAAACAAATCATTGTTCAGTTTGTGAAGGACTATTTCCGCAGGTGAAAGCATTAAAAGAAAGTGATGCATTGCCTTTTTATGTCCTAAATATATCGGATGTACCTGAAATGGCCGGTCAACTATCATTGTTCACTGCCCCTGTTGTTCTCTTATATTATAAGGAAAAAGAATATGCACGATTTGCACGGTTTGTTCCAATGGAAGATTTAAAATACAGAATGCAAGAATTAATAGATGGGAGGGAACAGCGTGATTGA
- a CDS encoding lytic transglycosylase domain-containing protein codes for MKKTRNGLSLKTKALLIVLFIPVAVTVFTLSAIVWTSINHPDLLKKSANSLLDLQDRHSDMKIPEEYIPIYIEAAETYNVPWTLLAAHHRIETKFSTMDPLLSPAGAEGHMQFMPCTFVGWSYPGCGGLGKGNIPEDDKTNPEVIERHGGYGVDANGDGIADPYDIEDAIYSAANYLAKSGAANNEIEKAIFDYNRSEKYVQDVLWFYNKFEESRETIEASYFGS; via the coding sequence ATGAAGAAAACTAGAAACGGATTGTCGCTGAAGACAAAGGCACTACTTATCGTTTTGTTCATCCCGGTTGCTGTAACTGTATTCACTTTATCTGCTATCGTCTGGACAAGCATTAATCACCCTGATCTCCTAAAAAAATCGGCAAATTCATTATTAGATTTGCAAGACCGTCATAGTGATATGAAAATACCTGAAGAATATATTCCTATTTATATAGAGGCAGCAGAAACGTATAACGTTCCTTGGACGTTATTGGCTGCACATCATCGAATTGAAACAAAGTTTTCGACAATGGACCCTCTGCTATCACCGGCTGGTGCTGAAGGACATATGCAGTTTATGCCTTGTACTTTTGTTGGATGGAGTTATCCAGGTTGTGGTGGGCTCGGTAAAGGGAATATTCCTGAAGATGATAAAACAAACCCAGAAGTGATTGAACGGCACGGCGGCTACGGGGTAGATGCAAATGGAGATGGGATAGCAGACCCTTATGATATAGAAGATGCTATCTATAGTGCAGCGAATTATTTAGCAAAGAGTGGCGCTGCCAATAACGAAATTGAAAAAGCGATTTTTGATTATAATCGAAGTGAAAAATATGTACAAGATGTCCTATGGTTTTACAATAAGTTTGAAGAATCACGTGAAACGATAGAAGCGTCTTACTTTGGAAGTTAA